The nucleotide sequence CCCCACTGGGGGATGAATCCCCCAGACCCCCTCTTTTTTTTCATTTTGTTTTTTTGGACGGGGTTTTAAATGGCACACACGGTCGTTATTGGAGGCGGAATTTCTGGACTGGCCACCGCCTGGTTTCTCTCCCGTCAGGGAAAAACAATCACTGTTCTGGAAAGCCAAAACCGGGTTGGAGGCATGATCCATACCTCCCATCGTCAGAACTACTTGATCGAACATGGCCCCAATTCCACCCTGCAAAAGCCGGGAGACCCAACCGATGGTCTGGGACGCTTGGTGGCCGGTCTGGATATTTCCGAACGTCTCGCTGTTGCCAATCCCCAAGCCGCCCGCCGCTACGTTTGCAAGAATGGTCGGCTGCTTCCACTACCGGCATCTCCCCCACAGTTCCTGCGCACCCCGCTCTTTTCCTGGCCAGCCAAACTGCGTCTGCTGCTGGAGCCATTCGTGGCTCAAGGTGACGAAAACGAAAGCATCGGAAGTTTCGTGACGCGCCGCCTGGGTCGGGAATTTCTGGATTATGCCGTGGAACCATTTGTCAGTGGGGTTTACGCCGGAAATCCCTGGCAATTGTCGGTGGCCGCCGCAGTGCCACGGATTTATGCCCTGGAGTTTGAATATGGTTCCCTGATCCGGGGGGCATTGGCCCTCGGGCGCTTGCGAAAGGCAACAGGAATGCCTGCGGGACGCCTGGTCGCTTTCGATACCGGAATGGAATTGCTTCCCCAAACCATCGCCGCAAAACTTCCTCCCGATACCGTGCATACGGGTTCGCATGTCACCTGCCTGGAAGCGACCGGAACAAAAGGTTGGCGGGTGACCTGGGAAAAAGGGAATGAAAAAAATCAAATTCAGGCATCCCAGGTCGTGCTGGCTGTTCCGGCCATGGCCGCCGCACAATTACTTGAACCACTCTCTCCCGTTGCAGCACAACTCCTGAAAAAAATTTCCTATGCCCCCATTGTTTCCATGGGCATGGGTTTCAAGCGCTCACAGGTCGGGCATCCCCTGGATGGGTTTGGCTTCCTGGTGCCACGTCGGGAAAATGTGCGGACTTTGGGTGCCCTTTTTTCCAGTACTCTGTTTGCCCGGCGTGCCCCGGAACAGCATGTGCTGCTGACCTCGTTCATGGGCGGAGCGACTGATCCGGAAGCTGTACATGAAGCGGAGCAACTTCTGACAGATCAGGTTTTGCAGGATTTGCAAAAAATTCTGAATATTCAAGGAACTCCTGAATTGATGCAGGTTACGGGGCATCGCCAGGCCATTCCGCAATATGCCTTAGGCCATCTGGATCTTTTGCGTGATCTCGATGCCGCCATGGCTCCCTGGCAGGGTTTGAGTTTCCGGGCCAATTGGCGGGATGGTATTTCCGTGGCGGATTGCGTCAAAAATGCCGAAATATTAGCAAATCAATTGAAAAATAAAGAATAATTAACGTTTGAAAAACTGGGATCTTTTATTTTGAATTGGTTCTGGATAGCACTACTGCGCGGCGAAAGTTGATTGGGTGCATATTTTGCCGATATAAAATGGATCGCGCCGGAAATGACAACATGAATGGGCAAAACAGCCATGGCAAGATTGGTCGTTCTGGATACGGAAACCACCGGCATGTCCCCGGAAGCCGGGCATCGCATTGTCGAGATCGGTTGCGTGGAACTCGTCGAAATGCGACTCAAGGAGACCCGGCAATGGTATATCGATCCTGAACGAGATATTCCGGAAGAGGTGATTCGCATCCATGGCATCACCCGGGAAATGGTGGCCGGCAAACCCAAATTTGCTGAAATGGCGGACGAGTTCCTGGAGTTTATCGGCGAGGATCCCCTGGTCATTCACAATGCGGCATTTGATCTGGGATTTATCAATGCCGAGTTGACCCGGGCCGGTCGGGTGCCCCTCGATCCGGAACGCGCCATCGATACCATGCGACTGGCACGGCGGCGTCTGGGTGGTGGTCTGGTCAATCTTGACGCCTTGTGCCAGCGCCTGGATGTGGACAACAGCCAACGCGACCGGCATGGTGCCTTGCTCGATGCGCAGCTTTTGGCACGGGTCTACATCGAACTGGAAGGCGGCAACCAGTTCCGTCTCGCCCTGACAACCTCCGATCCGGTGGAAACGGTCGCCGCTCCCTTACCCGCAACACCTTCCAAGGTGCTTCCTCCGCGAGAATGGCCTATTTCCCCACAGGAGGCAGCAGAGCATGCGAATTATCGCAATTTTCTGCAAAAGGAGAGTGGCAAGTCTCTGGACTGGCCCGATTGATCCATCAGACATGTCCCGGCCTGCCAGACCTCCATCCCGATCTGGCAACCCGGAACACTTTCCATCCTCACCTGCGCCTGGAGATCAGACCGTCGCTCAATAGCGAACCTGCTTGACCTCCAGAACATTTTCCACCCGCAGAAGAGCCGCCATGATGGCTGCCGGAACCTCCTGATCGACATTGATGAAG is from Magnetococcales bacterium and encodes:
- the dnaQ gene encoding DNA polymerase III subunit epsilon, coding for MARLVVLDTETTGMSPEAGHRIVEIGCVELVEMRLKETRQWYIDPERDIPEEVIRIHGITREMVAGKPKFAEMADEFLEFIGEDPLVIHNAAFDLGFINAELTRAGRVPLDPERAIDTMRLARRRLGGGLVNLDALCQRLDVDNSQRDRHGALLDAQLLARVYIELEGGNQFRLALTTSDPVETVAAPLPATPSKVLPPREWPISPQEAAEHANYRNFLQKESGKSLDWPD